The Radiobacillus deserti genomic interval GCGCTCTGGTACTTTAACCCGTATGGAGAGTGTCCTCCTACATGGTATAATCAACCGTTTACAGGGCAGTATAAGCAACATTGTTATTATGAACCGATAGCTAATACGTGTGAAGGTGCGTATCGGTACTAAAGGGAATCCCCGCGAGTTGTGGGGATTTTTTGGTGCCCTTTTTTGGTGCCTGTCACTTCCCGAATCGTGTCGAATTCGACACAATCCGGGAAGTGACAGGCACTCAGGCCATTGCTGTGAGGATAACTCCTAGTCCATTCACGGTGCCGTGAATAAGGATGGCTGGTACGATCGATCCTGTTTTTTCATACGTCCAAGCAAATATTAAACCAGATAGGAAGTTAATCGGTAACGTATTATAGGTTGGAATATGGACAAGCGTGAAAATGATGGAGCTAGCTACCAATCCAATCCCGACTCCCCATTTTGCCCGGAACCATTTATAAAGGAAACCGCGATAGAATATTTCCTCATAAACTGGTGAGATAATGGCGGCTGAAATAAAACCAATACTAAACGTGAAGCCATTCATATCTTGCTTTAAAGATTTTGTTTTATGATTATCTATTCCGATTTGTAATACATCCATAATGGCTACAATCGAAATACTAGCAACGATTAGCAGGATGGTCCAACCCAACATTCGTATCCAATATTGTTTTGAAAAACTACGTACGCCCACCTCGTCCCATCCTAACTGGTGTGGTTTCAATGCAACTAGGTAGACACTCGTTGTGAATACAATAGCCATTACCAAGCCAATGGATGTACCAGTGTACAAATCATTTTGAATTACCTCGTTTAAAAGATAGTACAACAAGCCTTCAATCATGAATGGTACGAATAGGAACGTAACGATTAACAAATAAATGAGTTCCTTGTAGCCCCAACTATTTTTCTCCAACTATACTTCCTCCTAACAAATCTATGTTATATATAGAATAAAGGGTGACGTAACGTAATCTGCAAGTAGGGAGGAGGATTTTTTTATGACGTACTTATCAACGGGAGAGGTAGCAAAGAAATTGAACGTCTCATTAAGGACGATTCGTTATTATGACAACATTGATTTGGTTAAACCTACGATGAAGAAGGAAGATGGAACGCGATTTTACACACCAGACGATATCGTGATGCTCCAGAAGGTCCTACTTTTGAAAGCTACTTCTATGCCCTTAAAGAATATCGAAAAAGTCATCAACCATATTACAATTCAAGAGGTTTTAGCTATTCATAAAGAACAACTAGAGCAGGATTTCGAGCAGTTATCGGAATCTTTAAGCCACACTAATACCTTGATAAATACGGTAAAACTTGAAGGGGACATTCAGTGGGAGCACTTGTTGCCGCTATTATTAGAAGATCGGGTGTCGAGACAGAAAAGAAAGACAGAGGCCATGGATGACTTATTCACGGATGAAGAGCAAATGATATTGAGTGAACAGCTACCTAAAATGGAGACAGATTCAACAGATGTTACAAAGTGGATGAACATTATTAAGAGAATTGAGCTATGCTTGGCGGAAGGGAAGTCTCCTAGATCGGAAGAGGGGAGGCTAATTGCGGAAGATACGTTGATACTATCGAATGAAATGTTTAATGGAAACGCGGAGCTAGAGCAGAAATTCTGGGAAGCTCGTAAGTCCGAGACGCAGTCTGCTGATTTGAACTTATACCCGGTTAATAATGCGGTAATGATGTTTATGGAAGAAGCTATAGAAGGTTTGGAGAAGGCAACTGGTAAATAACGCGTTTACCAGTTTTTTATTGTTTTAATGTAGCTTTGGACATTCGACGATTATTGACAAATTCCGGGGCGTGACAGGCACCACTATTGTAGATATAATAGGTGGGATTGTTCAAATTTCTTTTATACGTGGTATGTTGATATATAGAGTTAAATTGGGGGAGGAGGAACTCGAGATGACGAATGTAAAGCCGGAAACGATGGTTACAGAAATAAGTCACTTAGATAATAAAGGTGCTGGGCGTGCAGTTGTATGGAGAGATACCGGTGAAGTGAATAAGAAGAAGCTGAAGCTGACGATTCCACAAACCTTACCTGGTGAACAGGTAAAGGTAACAGTGGATCAGCCAGATAGAAAAAGAAGAAAAGCGCTCCCAGACGAAATTATAGAAGCTAACCCGGAGCGTGTAGTTCCACCATGTCCACACTTCGAACGTTGTGGTGGCTGTGTATGGCAGCACTGGGATTACAAAGGCCAGCTAAAGCACAAAACCGAGCATGTCAAAGAAGTATTGGCAGAACAAGGCTTTGACCCAGCGCTTGTAAAAGATACAATTGGCATGGAAAACCCATGGCATTATCGGAACAAGATGGAATTCACGTTTGCTCCAGATGGTTCTCTTGGGTTACATGAACAAGGTAATTTTAGAAAAGTCATTTCACTGGAAACTTGTCTGATTGCTGGTAAAGAAATGGTGGAAGCAACGATGGAGGTTGCGGAATGGACGAAAGCACATAGTCTAGCTGGCTATGATAAGGACAAGCATGAAGGATTACTTCGTCACTTAATGGTACGTCAATCCTTTGCGACTGGTGAAATAATGTTGGGTGTTTTTGCTACGGAAGCACCGGAAGGAAAGCTAGAAGCGGCCGTGGAAGACTTAAAAGATCGAATTGAAGC includes:
- the rlmD gene encoding 23S rRNA (uracil(1939)-C(5))-methyltransferase RlmD, encoding MTNVKPETMVTEISHLDNKGAGRAVVWRDTGEVNKKKLKLTIPQTLPGEQVKVTVDQPDRKRRKALPDEIIEANPERVVPPCPHFERCGGCVWQHWDYKGQLKHKTEHVKEVLAEQGFDPALVKDTIGMENPWHYRNKMEFTFAPDGSLGLHEQGNFRKVISLETCLIAGKEMVEATMEVAEWTKAHSLAGYDKDKHEGLLRHLMVRQSFATGEIMLGVFATEAPEGKLEAAVEDLKDRIEAKFPQVKSLMWLENRDWADRTQSEKSHILAGRDFIYDEMDGYRYRLWFDTFFQTNPTQAQKLIDLAIEMGQPKKTEKMIDLFCGVGTFSLPFASKVEKLAGIEIVETSIESAKRNAQDNGLDNTYFLAKDARRGIDQILEEFGAPELLLLDPPRSGAGGKVMRRIGRSKPERIVYVSCNPDTFATDIKELEAFGYELKDVQPVDLFPHTVHVELVAQLELNI
- a CDS encoding CPBP family intramembrane glutamic endopeptidase produces the protein MEKNSWGYKELIYLLIVTFLFVPFMIEGLLYYLLNEVIQNDLYTGTSIGLVMAIVFTTSVYLVALKPHQLGWDEVGVRSFSKQYWIRMLGWTILLIVASISIVAIMDVLQIGIDNHKTKSLKQDMNGFTFSIGFISAAIISPVYEEIFYRGFLYKWFRAKWGVGIGLVASSIIFTLVHIPTYNTLPINFLSGLIFAWTYEKTGSIVPAILIHGTVNGLGVILTAMA
- a CDS encoding MerR family transcriptional regulator, translating into MTYLSTGEVAKKLNVSLRTIRYYDNIDLVKPTMKKEDGTRFYTPDDIVMLQKVLLLKATSMPLKNIEKVINHITIQEVLAIHKEQLEQDFEQLSESLSHTNTLINTVKLEGDIQWEHLLPLLLEDRVSRQKRKTEAMDDLFTDEEQMILSEQLPKMETDSTDVTKWMNIIKRIELCLAEGKSPRSEEGRLIAEDTLILSNEMFNGNAELEQKFWEARKSETQSADLNLYPVNNAVMMFMEEAIEGLEKATGK